In the genome of Populus alba chromosome 11, ASM523922v2, whole genome shotgun sequence, one region contains:
- the LOC118031365 gene encoding dof zinc finger protein DOF1.4, whose translation MIPLREEMLGNCEKMVVISSTTNAWPQNQIDEKSLMASTSKLMERPSQEVLSQPQQQQQQLQQALKCPRCDSSNTKFCYYNNYSLSQPRHFCKACKRYWTRGGTLRNVPVGGGCRKNKRVKRPASAAEGASNSVSSANPNPQTPIDHISSTSNHINPLFYGLSGSNPSEMNLPYPGRFNPRMDSAVSGYHDLQPQLNALALGFSSGIMSTNDANGFNPTKQIQDVVTSNSLLSSYSNLFGSSTTSTNTTSPTIASLLASSFNQQKFTNGGIKESTRAPNYFQSLTVPFEELQMNGNSESGIGMKGVKTEHDQNRLDWNVPCQNQIEQVGLSDPSMYWNTTTSVGSWHDPANMGSSVLL comes from the exons ATGATTCCTTTGAGAGAAGAAATGCTAGGCAACTGTGAGAAGATGGTTGTCATCTCTTCAACTACTAACGCATGGCCACAG AATCAGATAGATGAGAAAAGCCTGATGGCATCAACAAGTAAACTAATGGAGAGACCAAGCCAAGAAGTACTTTCGCAAccacaacagcagcagcagcagctgcagcAAGCTCTTAAATGTCCTCGTTGTGACTCCTCAAACACCAAGTTCTGTTACTATAACAACTACAGCTTATCTCAGCCAAGACACTTTTGCAAGGCTTGTAAGAGATACTGGACAAGAGGTGGTACTTTAAGGAATGTTCCTGTTGGTGGTGGATGTAGAAAGAACAAGCGTGTCAAGAGACCAGCCTCAGCCGCTGAAGGAGCTAGTAATTCAGTTTCTAGTGCAAACCCTAACCCTCAAACCCCAATTGACCATATTTCTTCAACTTCAAATCATATTAATCCTTTGTTTTATGGGTTATCTGGCAGTAACCCTTCAGAGATGAACCTTCCATATCCTGGTAGGTTCAATCCAAGGATGGATTCAGCTGTTTCTGGGTATCACGACCTCCAGCCTCAGTTAAATGCTCTTGCTTTAGGGTTTTCATCAGGAATCATGAGTACTAATGATGCTAATGGGTTTAACCCTACTAAGCAAATACAAGATGTGGTCACTTCAAATTCACTTCTTTCTAGTTATTCCAATCTCTTTGGCTCCTCCACAACTTCCACCAACACAACTTCTCCTACTATAGCTTCTTTGCTTGCCTCTAGCTTTAACCAACAAAAGTTCACCAATGGTGGTATCAAAGAGAGTACTAGAGCTCCTAACTACTTTCAAAGCTTGACAGTACCCTTTGAGGAGTTGCAAATGAATGGCAATAGTGAATCTGGGATTGGTATGAAAGGGGTGAAAACTGAGCATGATCAAAATAGGTTGGACTGGAATGTGCCATGCCAGAATCAGATAGAACAAGTTGGCTTGTCAGATCCTTCAATGTATTGGAACACCACCACAAGTGTCGGTTCATGGCATGATCCAGCTAATATGGGGTCTTCAGTACTTCTTTGA
- the LOC118031366 gene encoding squamosa promoter-binding-like protein 3: METSKAEGKRSLKEIEDEEEEEDDEDIAGGLGFVDDDKIKKKGKKGSSGGGSSSMLPVSCQADNCTSDLTDAKRYHRRHKVCEFHAKAPFVPVNGLQQRFCQQCSRFHDLSEFDDSKRSCRRRLAGHNERRRKSSAEYQGEGSN, from the exons ATGGAAACAAGCAAAGCTGAAGGAAAGAGGAGCTTGAAGGAAATAgaagatgaagaggaagaagaggatgaTGAAGATATTGCTGGAGGGCTAGGGTTTGTAGATGATGACAAGATcaagaagaaaggaaagaaaggatCTAGTGGTGGTGGGTCGTCGTCAATGCTGCCGGTTTCTTGTCAAGCAGATAATTGCACCTCTGATCTGACTGATGCCAAGCGATACCATAGACGCCATAAGGTTTGTGAGTTCCATGCCAAAGCTCCCTTTGTTCCCGTCAATGGACTGCAGCAACGCTTTTGCCAGCAATGTAGCAG GTTCCATGATTTGTCGGAGTTTGATGACAGCAAAAGGAGCTGCCGGAGGCGTTTAGCAGGGCACAATGAACGGCGTAGGAAAAGCTCCGCTGAATATCAAGGAGAAGGATCGAACTGA
- the LOC118031367 gene encoding mitochondrial arginine transporter BAC1 — MGETFAYKEYLAGLLAGVATVITGHPFDTVKVMLQKHNTEAHGIKYKNGLHCTARILQTEGVKGLYRGATSSFVGVAFESSLLFGIYSQTKQSLQGGGQSDVPRPQVIIPSAAYGGAIISFVLCPSELVKCRMQIQGTDSLVPKFSRYRSPLDCALQTVKNEGVTGIFRGGFTTLLRESIGNAVFFSVYEYVRYYMHLQLKPTLSDHSNLTDMGIGIVTGGLSGVAFWSAVLPLDVAKTIIQTAPDKSSTSNPFAVLNSIYSRAGLKGCYTGFGPTIVRAFPANAAAIVTWELAMKMLGINRD, encoded by the exons ATGGGAGAGACATTCGCGTACAAGGAATACTTAGCCGGTTTACTTGCTGGTGTTGCTACTGTTATCACTGGTCACCCTTTTGACACTGTCAAG GTGATGCTACAGAAACATAATACAGAAGCACATGGGATTAAGTACAAGAATGGTTTGCATTGCACGGCTAGGATACTACAGACTGAAGGA GTTAAAGGACTGTATAGAGGGGCAACATCATCTTTTGTTGGAGTGGCTTTTGAGAGTTCCCTTCTTTTTGGCATTTATTCCCAAACAAAGCAGTCATTGCAG GGAGGAGGTCAGAGTGATGTGCCCCGACCCCAAGTAATAATTCCATCAGCAGCATATGGCGGAGCTATTATTAGTTTTGTATTATGCCCATCAGAGCTAGTAAAA TGTAGAATGCAAATTCAAGGCACTGACTCTTTGGTTCCAAAGTTCAGTAGATACAGGAGCCCACTTGATTGTGCCCTCCAAACAGTGAAAAATGAAGGG GTTACAGGCATTTTTCGTGGAGGTTTTACAACGTTGTTGAGAGAATCTATTGGAAATGCTGTCTTCTTTAGTGTTTATGAGTATGTCCGTTATTACATGCATTTACAATTGAAACCCACTTTATCTGACCACAGCAATTTGACTGACATGGGGATCGGAATTGTGACCGGTGGCCTTAGTGGCGTAGCT TTTTGGTCTGCTGTTTTGCCCTTGGATGTGGCGAAAACTATCATCCAGACAGCTCCAGATAAAAGCTCCACAAGTAATCCATTTGCAGTTCTGAATTCT ATCTACAGCAGGGCTGGACTTAAAGGATGCTATACAGGTTTTGGTCCGACGATAGTGAGAGCATTTCCTGCTAATGCCGCCGCAATAGTCACCTGGGAGCTAGCCATGAAAATGCTAGGGATAAATCGTGACTAG